The genomic DNA AGTCGTCAGAAACAATTACACCCTGATAATTTAATTCTTGCCGGAGAATATGATTTAAAATTGTTTTTGATAAAGTCGCTGGAACTTCTGGATCAATTTGTGGGAATAATATATGTGCTGTCATAATTAATGGTATTTGTTCCCGAATGAGAGTTTGAAAAGGTATTAATTCCCGTTTTTGTAATTCTTCTAAACTGAGATTCAATATCGGTAACTCAACATGGGAATCTGTACTTGTGTCTCCGTGTCCAGGAAAATGTTTAGCACAACCAAGAATACCTACTTCTTTTAGTCCTTGGTAGTATTTAAGCGCACTTTGACTAGCTGTTTGAGGAGTTATACCAAAAGCACGAGAACCAATGATAGGGTTTTCAGGGTTGGAAAAAATATCAGCAACTGGGGAAAAGGAAAGATTAATACCTAATGATTTTAATTCTAGTGCCGTTGCTTTTGCTACCTTATAAGCTTGCGATCGCACCAAGTAAGCACAGGGAAAGCGAGTAATAGGTAATGGAGTTCTGACAACTCTTCCACCCTCATGATCTAAACTGGTAAACAGGGTATTCCGTTCAGTATATTCTCGTATTTGATTTAGTAAATTTTCAAAGTGTTCTAACCAAACCGGATAAGGTACACCATCCAAAAAGTTCTTACCAAAAAAAATTACACCTACAGGTTTTAACTCATTCAGCACCCGTTTATCATCATCACTGAGAGTTGTACCAGAAATACCAAGAATTAAATGATTACCAAATTTTTGTAAATGTTTCATATTCAAAAGTTCTAGGAGGCAGGAGTCAGGATAAATATTACCAATCACCAATCACCAGTCACCAATTTCCAAAAAGCCAGGTTAAATGTAACAGAATGCAAAGTATAATGAAAACGACAGAACAGTTAAGAAATATTGAAAACAGTAGGTTTAAATGCGAGTAGCTATCGCTGGTGCTGGTTTAGCAGGACTTTCCTGTGCGAAATATCTAATAGATGCAGGTCACACACCCATTATCTTTGAAAGTCGGGATGTACTAGGTGGTTTGGTGGCAGCATGGAAAGACTCTGACGGAGACTGGTACGAAACCGGTTTGCACGCTTTCTTTGGGGCATATCCCAATATGCTGCAATTGCTCAAGGAGTTAGGTATTGAAGACCGACTTCAATGGAAAGAGCATACACTGATTTTTAACCAACCAGATAAACCAGGGACACTATCACGTTTTGATGTTCCTGATATTCCCTCACCGTTTAACATCATTGCTTCCATCATAAATAACAATGATATGTTGACTTGGGAGCAAAAAATTCGTTTTGCCATTGGTTTGCTTCCGGCCATCGTTCGCGGTCAAAAATATGTTGAGGAGATGGATAAGTACAGCTTCTCAGAGTGGTTGAAAAGACAAGGTATAGGTGAACGAGTAGCCACTGATGTATTTATTGCAGCTTCTAAGGCACTCACCTTTATTAACCCTGATGAAGTATCCTCCACAATTTTACTAACCGCCCTCAATCGGTTTTTACAAGAACGTTACGGTTCAAAAATTGCCTTTTTAGATGGTTCTCCGACAGAGAGACTCTGCCAACCCATTGTTGATTACATTACCGCTGGGGGTGGAGAAGTGAAGCTTAATGCTCCCTTAAAAGAGATCGTGCTGAACTCAGATGGTACAGTCAAAGGGTTTTTGCTGCGGGGTTTAAACGGAGAAGCAGATGAATTAGTGACAGCAGACTTTTACGTATCAGCCATATCGGTTGACCCATTAAAAGTAATGTTGCCCAAACCTTGGCAGCAAATGGAATTTTTCCAAAAGCTAGAAGGTTTAGAAGGTGTACCAGTCATTAACCTCCATATGTGGTTTGATCGGAAGTTAACAGATATTGATCATCTCTTATTTTCGCGATCGCCACTCCTCAGCGTTTATGCTGATATGAGTAATACCTGTCGTGAGTATGCTAACCCTGATCGGTCAATGCTGGAATTAGTTCTTGCACCTGCCAAAGATTGGATTAGCAAATCTGATCAGGAAATTATCTCTGCTACTATGGCCGAGTTGGAAAAACTCTTCCCTGACCACTTTACAGGAGAAAACCCAGCCAAGCTGCTGAAATCTCACGTTGTGAAAACGCCACGTTCAGTTTACACAGCGACCCCTGGTCGTCAACAGTACCGCCCATCCCAAACAACTCCTATAGCTAACTTCTTTTTAAGTGGAAGTTATACCATGCAACGCTATTTAGGCAGTATGGAAGGCGCTGTACTTTCTGGTAAGCTAACAGCACAGGCGATCTCGGAAGCGCCAACGGTAGCAAACCCTTCCCACCTGCAAACGCCAACTCGACCGCCCGCAAAGAATGCTGCAACTGCCTGATTCCCCACCGCGCATGAAAACGCTGGTCTCTGTAGACGAGTCCTACAAACTTTGCCAAGAACTTACAGCCAAGTACGCCAAAACCTTTTACTTGGGTACATTGCTGATGAGTCCGGCAAAACGTCAATCTGTTTGGGCAATATACGCTTGGTGTCGCCGTACAGATGAATTAGTAGATGGTCCTGCTGCTGCTAGAACGACCCCAGAAACTTTAGAATTATGGGAAAAGCAGCTAGACTCAGTTTTTGCTGGACAACCATTAGATAACTACGATGTAGCTTTAGTAGATACCCTGCAACGGTTTCCACTGGAAATTCAACCCTTTCGGGATATGATCGCCGGTCAGCGCATGGATTTATACCGTAGTCGCTATGAAACTTTTGAGGATTTATATCTTTACTGCTACCGAGTAGCTGGTACAGTTGGCTTAATGTCAACTACCATTATGGGTGTAGATACCAGTATTTATACTGCCCCTTGGCATAGAAATCAACAACCTTATTTACCCATAGATGAAGCGATCGCCTTGGGTATAGCTAACCAACTTACTAACATTCTCCGTGATGTTGGTGAAGATGCACGTCGGGGTAGAATTTATCTACCTTTAGAAGACTTAGCTAAATTTAACTATAGCGAAGAAGAACTTTTCCGAGGTGTTTTAGATGACCGTTGGCGTGCATTGATGAAATTTCAAATTCAACGCGCCCGCGAATTTTATACTAAAGCAGATAGGGGAATTACTTATCTTGCCCCTGATGCCCGTTGGCCAGTTTGGGCAGCATCTATGCTCTATGGACAGATTTTAGATGTGATTGAGCGCAATGATTATCAAGTGTTTAGTCAACGTGCTTACGTTCCCCAGGTGCAAAAATTACGTACATTACCGGCAGCTTGGATGCGATCGCAAGTTTTATAAGTTGGGTATGGGGCATTGGGCATTGGGCATTGGTAAAAATCTTCCCCCCCTCTCCCCATCTCCCCCTCCTCCCTTATTTCACTGATAACTGAAAAAACTATTGACGAATAAAAAATACTCTGCTACTATTAGTTACTGTTACCTCTGGAGAGGTGGCTGAGTGGTCGAAAGCGGCAGATTGCTAATCTGTTGATGGAATCGTAAGGTCCATCCGAGGGTTCGAATCCCTCCCTCTCCGTTCGCAGCTAATAAATAGAATTTAAAAAACTCTGTAATCAAGACAAATTACAGGGTTTTTTGAGTATTTGAGCAATTGCCAATCTATCCAAACGTAAATGTTATTATTTATGATTTGAGGCTTGAAGAACTAGCAGCTAAACTAAAGGGTTAGTCTGCTGATTTTCAAGCTCCTCAACATGAGAGGAGTGAAAGGACAATATGCCAAAATCTAGTGTTTCCCTATTTCTGAGTTTAGTAACTGTGGTCAGCGGCTTATTAATGACCGCCTGTGAAAATACCACCACCACAACAGATACCAACACCACAACAACCCCATCAAGTAGTGCCAAAGGTTTAAAAATTGGGACTTTGTTACCAACGACTGGCGACCTAGCTTCCATTGGTCAACAGATGGCTGGTTCAGTTCCTTTACTGGTAGAAACCGTCAACGCTTGCGGTGGTGTGAATGGAGAATCAGTCACCCTCGTAGAAGTAGATGACCAAACCGACCCTAAAGTAGGTGCAGCAGGGATGACCAAACTCGCAACTGTAGATAAAGTCGGTGGTGTGGTTGGTTCTTTTGCTAGTAGTGTCTCTACCGCTGCGGTTTCCGTTGCTGTACCCAATCAAGTCATGTTAATTTCCCCTGGTAGCACCAGTCCCATATTTACGGAAAAAGCCAAAAACGGCGATTTTAAAGGATTTTGGGCGCGGACTTCTCCCTCAGATAACTACCAAGCTCCGGCTTTAGCTCAATTAGCTAATAAAAGAGGTTTTAAAAGAGTTTCCACAGTCGTCATCAACAATGACTATGGCGTAGCTTTTGAAAAAGCATTTGTAGACGCTTTTGAAAAATTAGGGGGAACAGTAATTAACAAAGATAAACCTGTTCGTTATGACCCCAAAGCTCAAACCTTTCAAACTGAAGCAGGTGCAGCATTTGCAGGTAAACCCGATGCTGTAGTAGCTGTGATGTATGCAGAAACAGGTAGTTTATTCCTGAAATCTGCTTATCAGCAAGGTTTAACTAAGGGTGTACAAATAATGCTCACTGATGGGGTAAAATCACCTGAATTCCCCGACCAAGTAGGTAAAGGAGCAGATGGTAAATACCTGTTATCTGGTGCAGTGGGTACAGTTCCTGGTTCTGATGGTAAAGCATTAGAGGCTTTTAATAAATTGTGGCAAGAGAAAAAAGGCGGTACACCAGGAGAATATGCACCTCAAGCTTGGGATGCAGCAGCTTTGTTAGTTTTATCCGCACAAGCTGCTAAAGATAATACAGGAGTTGGTATTGCTAGTAAACTCCGGGAAGTGGCTGGTGGAGAAGGTACAGAGGTTTCTGATGTCTGCGAAGGACTCAAGCTACTTCAAGAAGATAAAAAGATTAATTACCAAGGTGCAAGCGGTAATGTTGATGTAGATGCTAACGGTGATGTCGTCGGTGTATATGATGTTTGGACAGTGGGAGATGATGGCAAGATTACGGTCATAGACACTGTTAAAGCACAGTAAAGCTGTCAATGATGTAAATTAAAAGTTTAAATTAAATACGTCTATACTTTCATGTATGGCGTATTTTTTCTAGTTTTTGTATGCAACTGAGTTTTGCTTTCATCAAAATTTTTAAAAGTTGATTATTGATTTAATTTTTATTTTTCTTCTGATTCATCTCTAATATTAAAGTAGTGAAAAAGATTAGCAACTGTTAAATCTGATGCTTGTTGTCAATTAGAATTAACTAATGTTCTACCCCCTCTTCTGTTACTTTCCGATTTATCCTATTCATAAAAAGTTCTCAAGAGACGCAATATCAATTGATTCAGGTCTTGGTCATCTTGTGGAATTTCTATTCAGAAATGATAAAGCTTTTCAGAGAATGACAGAAGAGGGTTATTTTTTATGAGCAAAATTCGTTTTACCTAGGCCTTCCCAATGTAGTAATATATAGAACAGCTTCATCGGCAGGAATACCTAAAACATCATTCACCTGATCATCAAAAAAGCCACCGATACCGCTGACTCCTAAATTAAGGCTAATAGCTGCTAAATTAAGCTTTTGACCTAAATGACCAGCATCTAAATGTAAATAACGGTAAACGCGATCGCCATATTTATCAATTGCTGCCTTTAAATCAGCAGTATGAAAGATTACCGCTTTAGCATCCCTTCCTAGCTCCTGTCCCAAACAGAGAAAATGTAATTCCCGACGAAAATTTTTAAAGCGAATTTGTCTTAATTCTTGAGCTTTGGGTGCATAATAATAACAACCGGAATCAAGTCCTTTTACACCAGAAACAGCAATAAAAGTTTCAATTAAATTCAGATCAAAATAATCAGGAGTAGTATCTAAATTTTGCTCTAGATAATTTTCTGGTTGATAAGTAAAATCGAGTAAAGCCTTTAATTCATCAAAAGTCAAATTTTCATCACTATAAGCACGGGTAGAACGACGTTTATACATTGTATTTTCTAAACTGGAAAGATTTCTACCCCAGTCAATAGGTGTAGTAGCAGTAGAAAATTTTTCACAAAAAGGGAAATTATATTTATCTTCTAATGACTTTTCAGGTTTGACTAAGTTTAAATTTTTCTTACCTGTTTCTTCCGCTGTAATTTGAGTATGAAGATGAAAATATTTGAGCAGTTTACCATCAGGAATTGAGGGATATTCAATGTCTGTTGATGAAGGTAGTGCAGTTTTTCCCAAGGGTAAATTTTGTTTAATATCTAATAAATCAGCCAAAGCGATAACAACGGTTGCACCTTCTTGTTGAGGATCAATATACAGCATATTGTTGACAGCTTCATCAATAAAACCGCCAATTAAATGGGGACGAAAATCAGTTATTGCACCAGCTAATTCGATGTTACCTAAAAGATGCCCAGTATCGAGAAAAATGCGCCGATAAGCGCGGTCTTCATAGCGCCAAGCAGAACGATAAAAAACCGCAGTCGTAACAATAGCTAGTTGGGTACTTTCTAAACTAGGATGCCAGAAACAAGCACTTTGTAAATTTGTCCAGACATCACTTTCCCAAAACTGTTTTAAAGAATGAGTGCGACACTGATAGTTATAAAGTCCAGCCGGTAACAATGGTGTCCCACGGGAAACTAAATATACTTCTGCTGGATATAAACCCCCGGCACTAGGGGCAGACCGTAAATATACTGCACTACCCATAGATGGCATTTTGGCGGTGAGTCCATAGCTATGGAATAACAGCTTGGAGAGTCTTTGCCACCATTTAGCGTCTGAATTGTGAGTAAAAGTGTCTGGGTGTTCTTGTAAATAGGGTTTAAGGTCAAAATCAGAGCCAATTTTGTATTCTTTAAATGGTACAGGCTGTTTAGCCCAGTCTAGCTGCTGACTTTTTCCGGCCAAGGTTTCCGGGTCGTATTTAGTCCGCTCGTGGTAATGTTGAGCAATTGATTCGTATATTTCTGGCATAGTATTTTTAATATCCTCAAAAAGTTCTATTTTTTGATCTTGACATTCATCAGCTTAATTTTTTGTCTGAATGAGTAAAATTTTGGCAAGAGTAGAAAAGAATCGCAAATGACTATGAGTGAGCAAATGATACCTATACGTAAAACTCTATCAACCACTGATATTCACGTTTCTTATCTGGAATGGAACAAAGGTAAAGAACCGTTACTACTGTTACATGGTATGGCTGATAATGCCTTGGTTTGGTCTAGTTTAGGAGATTATTTAGCTTCTGAATATCACATTATTGCCCCAGATATGCGTGGTCATGGAGAGAGTAGTAAGCCTGAAAAAGATTATACCTTTGAAAGTGCGATCGCTGATTTAGAAGCATTAATGGATCATTTGGAATGGCCACAAACTCATGTTATTAGTCATTCTTGGACTGGTAAATTAGCCGCTATTTGGGCAAGATACAACCCAAAACGCTTAAAAAGTATCACTTTGGTAGATCCCATTTTTATCTGGAAAATGCCTAATCTGATGAAATTAACCTTTCCTTTTTTGTATAAAGTGTTGCCATTTCTCAAGACGATGGGACCATTTGCCAGTTATGAAGAAGCGGAGGAAAAAATCAAACAACTTAGTCAATTTCAAGACTGGAGTTATTTGCAACAGCAAGTTTTTCAAGCCGGAATTGAACAAAAAGCCGATGGAAGTTGGGGCAGTAAATTTACAATTGCCGCCCGTGATGGCATTTTTGATGCAGTAATTGAAGTTCCAGGTTTTATTAACCCTATTGAAACTCCTGCTTTATTTATTCAACCAGAGAGAGGTGTCAACCGCCAAGATTGGCAAATTAAACCTTACAAAACTAATTTAAAAAACCTCATTTTTAAAAAAGTGCCTGGAAATCATTGGCCATTTTTAACTAAACCAGAAGATTTTAATCAAACAGTTGCCGAGTTTTTAGCAGAGCATAAATAAATAAATAAATAAAAGTATTTGTAATTTGTAATTGGTAATTGCTAATTAGTCCTCTTAGAGGATGTTTTAAAAGTTTAGGGAGTCAAAAATTAAGCCAGTCACCTCACCAATAACATCGAGTTCATTTCCATACTACTTATTGAAGTTCAGAATGTGGGGTATAAAAAATTGAATTAGCAGAGATATCCTACAGCACTTACCAGTAAACTCCAAATACCCAAATTTCTCACCACCAAACCAAAGCTATAGCATATATTAGAAATGGTGGCTAATTGAAATCACGTCCATGAATGAACAACCCAATGCAGACTCATTAAACACGCCAACTGATGAACCAGAATCTAAGTCAAAACAGGATTCTTGGAAAAACCGCATTACTGCTGCTGTCAGTAAAACGACATCTAAATTAACTCAAGTTCTGCCTGTAGATCAGGTCAAACAGACCGTAGGACAATGGTTGAGTGTAAATGATGCTCAAGTTGCTGAGATTTTAGCCACTGTTCGTAATCAGTTACCGACTACAGAAGCTTTGTTGATAGGCAAACCCCAAACTGGTAAAAGTTCAATTGTTAGAGGTTTAACCGGGGTTTCTGAGGAGATTATTGGCCAGGGTTTTCGTCCTCATACTCAAAATACCCAACGTTATGCTTATCCTTCTAATGATTTACCATTGTTAATTTTTACAGATACAGTAGGTTTGGGAGATGTGAGTCAAGATACAGAAGTTATTATTCAAGAATTAATTAGTGATTTAGAAACAGAAGCTACAGGGGCTAGAGTTTTAATTTTAACTATTAAAGTTAATGATTTTGCTACGGCAAGTCTGCGGCAAATCATCCAAGAATTACGTAAAAAATATCCTTATATTCCTTGTCTTTTGGCTGTAACTTGTTTACATGAACTCTATCCTTTAGATGTAGCAGATCATCCTCATTATCCACCGGATTTTGAGGAAATTAATCGGGCATTTACAGAAATAAAAACTAATTTTTCGGGTTTATATGATCAGGCAGTTTTAATTGATTTTACGTTAAAAGAAGATGGTTATAATTCTATATTTTATGGTTTAGAAGCATTGCGAGATAATTTAGCCCAATTGTTGCCAGAAGCAGAGTCAAAAGCAATTTATCAGTTATTAGATCAGCAAGCGGGCGAGAAATTAGGTAACATTTATAGAGATACCGCTAGACGCTATATTTTACCCTTTTCAATTATGGCAGGTACTTTAGCTGCTGTACCCTTACCGTTGGCGACAATGCCAGTTTTAACAGCTTTGCAAGTTTCTATGGTGGGGTTATTGGGTAAATTATATGGTCAGACATTGACGCGATCGCAAGCTGGTGGTGTGGTGAGTGCGATCGCTGGTGGTTTTTTAGCGCAAGCTATAGCACGGGAATTAATTAAATTTATTCCTGGTTTTGGGAGTGTGATTGCTGCATCTTGGGCGGGTGCTTATACCTGGGCTTTGGGTGAAGCTGCTTGTGTTTATTTTGGTGATTTAATGGGTGGGAAAAAACCTGATCCGCAGAAAATTCAAAATGTGATGCAGGAAGCTTTTGAAGGGGCAAAGGAAAGGTTTAAAGGTATGAAAAGTGAGAATGAATAAAATAATTATTTTATGTTAAAATATCTGAAATTAATTTTTGCAATCATCGTCGAAATATGAAATTACCAGAATTAGAACAAGCAACTATAGATCGTGTTGTGGAAATGGCATGGGAAGATAGAACACCCTTTGAAGCTATAGAAATTCAGTTTGGTTTATCAGAAAAAGATGTCATTAAAATCATGCGTCGGGAAATGAAGGAATCTAGTTTTAAAATGTGGCGAAAACGGG from Okeanomitos corallinicola TIOX110 includes the following:
- a CDS encoding SagB/ThcOx family dehydrogenase — its product is MPEIYESIAQHYHERTKYDPETLAGKSQQLDWAKQPVPFKEYKIGSDFDLKPYLQEHPDTFTHNSDAKWWQRLSKLLFHSYGLTAKMPSMGSAVYLRSAPSAGGLYPAEVYLVSRGTPLLPAGLYNYQCRTHSLKQFWESDVWTNLQSACFWHPSLESTQLAIVTTAVFYRSAWRYEDRAYRRIFLDTGHLLGNIELAGAITDFRPHLIGGFIDEAVNNMLYIDPQQEGATVVIALADLLDIKQNLPLGKTALPSSTDIEYPSIPDGKLLKYFHLHTQITAEETGKKNLNLVKPEKSLEDKYNFPFCEKFSTATTPIDWGRNLSSLENTMYKRRSTRAYSDENLTFDELKALLDFTYQPENYLEQNLDTTPDYFDLNLIETFIAVSGVKGLDSGCYYYAPKAQELRQIRFKNFRRELHFLCLGQELGRDAKAVIFHTADLKAAIDKYGDRVYRYLHLDAGHLGQKLNLAAISLNLGVSGIGGFFDDQVNDVLGIPADEAVLYITTLGRPR
- the pds gene encoding 15-cis-phytoene desaturase, yielding MRVAIAGAGLAGLSCAKYLIDAGHTPIIFESRDVLGGLVAAWKDSDGDWYETGLHAFFGAYPNMLQLLKELGIEDRLQWKEHTLIFNQPDKPGTLSRFDVPDIPSPFNIIASIINNNDMLTWEQKIRFAIGLLPAIVRGQKYVEEMDKYSFSEWLKRQGIGERVATDVFIAASKALTFINPDEVSSTILLTALNRFLQERYGSKIAFLDGSPTERLCQPIVDYITAGGGEVKLNAPLKEIVLNSDGTVKGFLLRGLNGEADELVTADFYVSAISVDPLKVMLPKPWQQMEFFQKLEGLEGVPVINLHMWFDRKLTDIDHLLFSRSPLLSVYADMSNTCREYANPDRSMLELVLAPAKDWISKSDQEIISATMAELEKLFPDHFTGENPAKLLKSHVVKTPRSVYTATPGRQQYRPSQTTPIANFFLSGSYTMQRYLGSMEGAVLSGKLTAQAISEAPTVANPSHLQTPTRPPAKNAATA
- a CDS encoding TIGR03643 family protein — translated: MKLPELEQATIDRVVEMAWEDRTPFEAIEIQFGLSEKDVIKIMRREMKESSFKMWRKRVTQRQTKHLKTRDFVAGRFKSDNQKT
- a CDS encoding ABC transporter substrate-binding protein — its product is MPKSSVSLFLSLVTVVSGLLMTACENTTTTTDTNTTTTPSSSAKGLKIGTLLPTTGDLASIGQQMAGSVPLLVETVNACGGVNGESVTLVEVDDQTDPKVGAAGMTKLATVDKVGGVVGSFASSVSTAAVSVAVPNQVMLISPGSTSPIFTEKAKNGDFKGFWARTSPSDNYQAPALAQLANKRGFKRVSTVVINNDYGVAFEKAFVDAFEKLGGTVINKDKPVRYDPKAQTFQTEAGAAFAGKPDAVVAVMYAETGSLFLKSAYQQGLTKGVQIMLTDGVKSPEFPDQVGKGADGKYLLSGAVGTVPGSDGKALEAFNKLWQEKKGGTPGEYAPQAWDAAALLVLSAQAAKDNTGVGIASKLREVAGGEGTEVSDVCEGLKLLQEDKKINYQGASGNVDVDANGDVVGVYDVWTVGDDGKITVIDTVKAQ
- a CDS encoding alpha/beta hydrolase; amino-acid sequence: MIPIRKTLSTTDIHVSYLEWNKGKEPLLLLHGMADNALVWSSLGDYLASEYHIIAPDMRGHGESSKPEKDYTFESAIADLEALMDHLEWPQTHVISHSWTGKLAAIWARYNPKRLKSITLVDPIFIWKMPNLMKLTFPFLYKVLPFLKTMGPFASYEEAEEKIKQLSQFQDWSYLQQQVFQAGIEQKADGSWGSKFTIAARDGIFDAVIEVPGFINPIETPALFIQPERGVNRQDWQIKPYKTNLKNLIFKKVPGNHWPFLTKPEDFNQTVAEFLAEHK
- the crtB gene encoding 15-cis-phytoene synthase CrtB, coding for MLQLPDSPPRMKTLVSVDESYKLCQELTAKYAKTFYLGTLLMSPAKRQSVWAIYAWCRRTDELVDGPAAARTTPETLELWEKQLDSVFAGQPLDNYDVALVDTLQRFPLEIQPFRDMIAGQRMDLYRSRYETFEDLYLYCYRVAGTVGLMSTTIMGVDTSIYTAPWHRNQQPYLPIDEAIALGIANQLTNILRDVGEDARRGRIYLPLEDLAKFNYSEEELFRGVLDDRWRALMKFQIQRAREFYTKADRGITYLAPDARWPVWAASMLYGQILDVIERNDYQVFSQRAYVPQVQKLRTLPAAWMRSQVL
- a CDS encoding DUF697 domain-containing protein, producing MNEQPNADSLNTPTDEPESKSKQDSWKNRITAAVSKTTSKLTQVLPVDQVKQTVGQWLSVNDAQVAEILATVRNQLPTTEALLIGKPQTGKSSIVRGLTGVSEEIIGQGFRPHTQNTQRYAYPSNDLPLLIFTDTVGLGDVSQDTEVIIQELISDLETEATGARVLILTIKVNDFATASLRQIIQELRKKYPYIPCLLAVTCLHELYPLDVADHPHYPPDFEEINRAFTEIKTNFSGLYDQAVLIDFTLKEDGYNSIFYGLEALRDNLAQLLPEAESKAIYQLLDQQAGEKLGNIYRDTARRYILPFSIMAGTLAAVPLPLATMPVLTALQVSMVGLLGKLYGQTLTRSQAGGVVSAIAGGFLAQAIARELIKFIPGFGSVIAASWAGAYTWALGEAACVYFGDLMGGKKPDPQKIQNVMQEAFEGAKERFKGMKSENE
- the nagZ gene encoding beta-N-acetylhexosaminidase, which encodes MKHLQKFGNHLILGISGTTLSDDDKRVLNELKPVGVIFFGKNFLDGVPYPVWLEHFENLLNQIREYTERNTLFTSLDHEGGRVVRTPLPITRFPCAYLVRSQAYKVAKATALELKSLGINLSFSPVADIFSNPENPIIGSRAFGITPQTASQSALKYYQGLKEVGILGCAKHFPGHGDTSTDSHVELPILNLSLEELQKRELIPFQTLIREQIPLIMTAHILFPQIDPEVPATLSKTILNHILRQELNYQGVIVSDDLDMKAVSDMFMQSGTIAKAFNAGCDLFIVSRNINSSTLERTYKIAADFENSLNNGSLSETVVETARTRIENLLAVTPQYSVYELEKETLLNHAELAINCTWQ